From the genome of Desulfobotulus pelophilus, one region includes:
- a CDS encoding DUF3343 domain-containing protein, which yields MFFRKLFGRKKAKTSRADRGMLLFDHTSDVIQAENLLKAEGWTIKVMGPPPEIQRGCDLVVEFPLMEQMRILETLKNARVHPMDVVPVTGPLLSPVDLFHTKDFGEYLMVRAANMKITIEKKSRMIVNISGGGCPDVPFLADQLTGKILEEAPQPREIGHTLCGYALQLAYEEIERQCL from the coding sequence ATGTTTTTCAGAAAACTCTTCGGCAGAAAAAAAGCAAAGACTTCCCGGGCCGACCGGGGCATGCTCCTTTTTGACCACACCTCCGATGTGATACAGGCGGAAAACCTTCTCAAGGCCGAAGGCTGGACCATTAAAGTCATGGGACCACCACCGGAAATCCAGAGGGGATGCGACCTTGTGGTGGAATTTCCCCTTATGGAACAGATGCGCATTCTGGAAACCCTCAAAAACGCAAGGGTTCATCCCATGGACGTGGTACCCGTGACCGGGCCTCTCCTTTCCCCTGTGGATCTTTTTCACACAAAAGATTTCGGAGAATACCTCATGGTCCGGGCCGCCAACATGAAAATCACCATAGAGAAAAAAAGCCGCATGATTGTAAATATTTCCGGTGGAGGTTGTCCGGATGTGCCCTTTCTGGCGGACCAGCTCACGGGCAAAATTCTGGAAGAAGCTCCCCAGCCCCGGGAAATCGGACATACCCTCTGCGGATATGCTCTGCAGCTTGCCTATGAGGAGATAGAACGCCAATGCTTGTAA
- a CDS encoding sulfurtransferase TusA family protein, with translation MTEILDERGLSCPQPVLDTLKALPSVQGGKLSVLVDTEAARENVARAAESKGWQLASVEEKDGEYTLHLVKNA, from the coding sequence ATGACAGAAATTCTTGATGAACGGGGACTTTCCTGTCCCCAGCCCGTACTGGACACCCTGAAAGCCCTGCCCTCGGTTCAGGGTGGAAAACTCAGCGTACTGGTGGACACGGAAGCCGCAAGGGAAAATGTGGCCAGAGCCGCCGAATCCAAAGGATGGCAACTGGCATCCGTGGAGGAAAAAGATGGTGAATACACCCTGCATCTGGTAAAAAACGCCTGA
- a CDS encoding cysteine hydrolase family protein yields the protein MLWDQSALMIIDMQNDFVLPEAPLCIEGAAATLPRIRELLDAFRSRGLPVVHVIRHHRADGVDAEGIREGLFRQGAGFAVPGTKGAEIVDELKPLEDEFVIIKRRFSAFMQTELDFILRRMGIRRLVVCGTQWPVCIRTTIFDALALGYDVISIVDATSARSEDVAAANIRDIAAMGVSCMDVSRFLGPRS from the coding sequence ATGTTATGGGATCAATCTGCCCTGATGATCATTGATATGCAGAATGATTTTGTGCTGCCGGAGGCCCCTTTATGCATAGAAGGTGCGGCAGCAACCCTTCCCCGTATCCGGGAGCTTCTGGATGCTTTTCGGAGCAGAGGTCTGCCCGTCGTTCATGTGATCCGTCATCACAGGGCCGATGGTGTGGATGCGGAGGGTATTCGGGAAGGACTGTTCAGGCAGGGAGCAGGTTTTGCCGTACCCGGTACGAAAGGGGCCGAAATTGTGGATGAGCTGAAACCCCTTGAAGATGAATTTGTTATTATCAAACGCCGGTTCAGTGCCTTTATGCAGACGGAGCTCGATTTTATTCTGCGGCGTATGGGGATCCGGCGTCTTGTCGTTTGCGGAACCCAGTGGCCGGTATGTATCCGCACCACCATTTTTGATGCCCTTGCCCTTGGCTATGATGTGATAAGCATCGTGGATGCTACGTCGGCCCGAAGCGAGGACGTGGCCGCAGCCAATATACGTGATATTGCGGCCATGGGTGTATCCTGTATGGATGTGAGCCGTTTTCTTGGGCCGAGATCCTGA
- a CDS encoding response regulator transcription factor, protein MLHILVIDDDRELTALLAEYLEPEGFEVEGVHDGADGLERALAGVADLVVLDVMMPGMGGLEVLRKLRSRSSLPVIMLTAKGEDVDRIVGLEIGADDYLSKPFNPRELVARIRAVLRRSGRDGEGAGLPEETRPVEMGDVRMYPGSRRALRGGEVVTLTMVEFDLLALFLAHAGETISRERLSTEVLGRPLGPYDRSVDVHVSSLRRKLGSRPDGVERIRAIRGVGYLYAFTGGE, encoded by the coding sequence ATGCTGCATATTCTGGTAATTGATGATGACAGGGAGCTGACCGCCCTTCTGGCGGAATATCTCGAACCCGAGGGTTTTGAGGTGGAAGGTGTGCATGACGGGGCTGATGGTTTGGAGAGGGCCCTTGCCGGAGTGGCGGATCTTGTGGTGCTCGATGTGATGATGCCGGGTATGGGCGGGCTGGAGGTACTGAGAAAGCTGAGGTCCAGGAGTTCTTTGCCGGTTATCATGCTCACGGCCAAAGGTGAGGATGTGGACCGGATTGTGGGGCTTGAAATCGGTGCAGATGACTATCTGAGTAAACCCTTTAATCCCAGGGAACTTGTGGCAAGGATACGGGCTGTATTGCGCCGAAGCGGCCGTGATGGGGAGGGTGCTGGTCTGCCTGAGGAGACACGGCCGGTGGAGATGGGAGATGTGAGGATGTATCCGGGCAGCAGACGGGCATTGAGGGGCGGTGAGGTTGTGACACTCACCATGGTGGAGTTTGATCTGCTGGCACTTTTTCTGGCCCATGCGGGAGAAACCATAAGCCGGGAACGCCTTTCTACCGAGGTTTTGGGCAGGCCCCTCGGCCCCTATGACCGCAGTGTGGATGTGCATGTGAGCAGTCTGCGCCGTAAGCTTGGGTCACGGCCGGATGGTGTGGAGCGGATCCGTGCCATAAGGGGGGTTGGGTATCTCTATGCGTTCACAGGTGGGGAGTAG
- a CDS encoding AraC family transcriptional regulator, whose amino-acid sequence METRPPISLCPVTLLDYRKRICDAMNFISQNLENELSLEEIAQAAIFSPFHFHRIFTTLTGESVAAFTRRLRLERAANRLLQDQRTPITRIAMDGGFSSSQNFAKAFRQHFTMSPSAYRKSKTGNTCRKPGNAFHRDFPYAADMMPAGSPFFQNLKNRRELTMKGSIEQIPAYRVAYIRKMGAYGHEICEQAFGELMTWAGPRGYLEAGTVLGVYWDNPEITPPEKCRMDACITLPDPAEPDGDISVQQLRGGPYAVCRFEIANADFPKAWNEAFIWFMEQGYACDDSPCYERYHTSPEEHPEGKWIVDICMPLKPA is encoded by the coding sequence ATGGAAACCAGACCCCCCATTTCCCTTTGTCCTGTCACACTTCTCGACTATCGCAAGCGTATCTGTGATGCCATGAATTTTATCAGCCAAAATCTGGAAAACGAGCTGTCTCTGGAAGAAATTGCACAGGCTGCCATTTTTTCACCTTTTCATTTTCACAGAATTTTTACAACACTTACGGGAGAAAGCGTTGCCGCCTTCACCCGCAGACTCCGACTGGAACGGGCAGCCAACCGTCTTCTTCAGGACCAACGGACACCCATAACCCGCATCGCCATGGACGGCGGTTTTTCCAGCTCCCAGAACTTTGCCAAAGCCTTTCGCCAGCATTTTACCATGAGCCCTTCAGCCTACAGGAAAAGCAAGACAGGAAACACTTGCCGCAAACCCGGAAACGCTTTCCATCGGGATTTCCCCTATGCTGCGGACATGATGCCTGCAGGCAGTCCTTTTTTTCAAAACCTGAAAAACCGAAGGGAGCTGACCATGAAAGGAAGTATAGAACAAATTCCCGCCTACCGGGTCGCCTATATCCGAAAGATGGGTGCCTATGGACATGAAATCTGTGAACAGGCCTTTGGAGAACTGATGACCTGGGCCGGTCCCAGAGGATACCTCGAAGCCGGAACTGTTTTAGGTGTCTACTGGGATAACCCCGAAATAACCCCACCGGAAAAATGCCGAATGGACGCCTGCATCACCCTTCCTGATCCTGCTGAACCAGATGGAGATATCAGCGTTCAGCAACTTCGTGGCGGGCCCTATGCCGTATGTCGCTTTGAAATCGCCAACGCAGATTTCCCAAAAGCCTGGAATGAAGCCTTTATCTGGTTCATGGAACAGGGCTATGCCTGTGATGACAGCCCCTGTTATGAACGCTACCACACCAGCCCGGAGGAACACCCCGAAGGAAAATGGATCGTAGACATATGCATGCCGCTAAAGCCGGCCTGA
- a CDS encoding ATP-binding protein: MHRLFFKLFFGFLGFTLASMALSVMLAFTASKGPWGEHRQRVRHERQEMFRQTVELYGYGAVAVLRDEGLEGYLDYRKRFLEKMRTRTWLLYPDLQTVSGDSLPEPVQEVLALFSDRAEGGVRFMEREIIVVAPFFHGGESWLMTGLLPMPHHAERPIFRFPKDLGIRFWSSILLAVILCWAIARHITGPIARLRSATRTVAEGNLSVRVAPYMGKRQDELGLLARDFDTMTGRMADLLDARDRLLRDISHELRSPLARMAVALELARKGGGDPGALVRMEMEMERLNTMIGEILTLARLSSGDGGGVVCASLDFSKLVMDVVADADFEAQGQNRSVIFSGEEGLVMEGSSTLLHRAVENVVRNALRYTPEEGEVRVSLTLEGREAVLRVTDPGPGVPDEEIPRLFEPFYRVHDDRDRRTGGVGLGLAITGQALRRHGGSVGAYNMDNGFCVVIRLPVTVKE, translated from the coding sequence ATGCACAGACTGTTTTTTAAACTGTTTTTTGGATTTCTGGGTTTCACACTTGCCAGCATGGCCCTTTCCGTTATGCTGGCTTTCACGGCTTCCAAGGGCCCGTGGGGAGAACACAGGCAGCGGGTGCGCCATGAGCGTCAGGAGATGTTCCGGCAGACCGTGGAGCTCTATGGGTATGGTGCCGTTGCCGTGTTGCGGGATGAGGGCCTGGAGGGCTATCTGGATTACAGGAAGCGTTTTTTAGAAAAAATGCGGACAAGAACCTGGCTTCTTTATCCCGATCTTCAAACCGTATCCGGGGATTCCCTTCCCGAGCCGGTGCAGGAGGTGCTGGCCTTGTTTTCGGACAGAGCAGAGGGCGGAGTGCGGTTTATGGAAAGGGAGATCATTGTGGTGGCTCCCTTTTTTCATGGAGGAGAATCCTGGCTGATGACGGGCCTGTTGCCCATGCCTCACCATGCGGAACGTCCTATTTTTCGTTTCCCCAAGGATCTGGGTATCCGCTTCTGGAGCTCCATACTTCTGGCCGTTATTCTTTGCTGGGCCATTGCCCGGCATATCACCGGTCCCATAGCAAGGCTCCGTTCTGCCACCCGCACTGTGGCAGAAGGGAATCTTTCCGTTCGAGTGGCTCCTTATATGGGAAAAAGGCAGGATGAACTGGGGTTGCTAGCCAGAGATTTTGATACCATGACCGGCCGTATGGCCGATCTGCTGGATGCAAGGGACAGGCTGTTGAGGGACATTTCCCATGAGTTGCGGTCTCCCCTTGCGCGAATGGCCGTTGCCTTGGAACTGGCACGAAAAGGGGGCGGTGATCCGGGTGCGCTGGTTCGTATGGAAATGGAGATGGAGCGGCTCAATACCATGATCGGAGAAATTCTGACCCTTGCCCGCTTGAGTTCCGGAGACGGTGGAGGAGTGGTCTGTGCCAGCCTGGATTTTTCCAAGCTGGTTATGGATGTGGTAGCGGATGCGGATTTTGAGGCCCAGGGGCAGAACCGCTCTGTGATTTTTTCCGGAGAGGAAGGGCTGGTTATGGAAGGATCGTCCACTCTTCTGCACAGGGCGGTGGAGAATGTGGTGCGCAATGCCCTGCGCTATACGCCGGAAGAAGGTGAGGTTCGGGTTTCCCTTACCCTTGAGGGAAGGGAAGCGGTGCTCCGTGTGACGGATCCCGGACCGGGAGTTCCCGACGAGGAAATCCCGAGACTGTTTGAGCCCTTTTACAGGGTTCACGATGACAGGGACAGGCGAACCGGCGGCGTGGGTCTTGGTCTTGCCATCACGGGACAGGCCCTGCGGCGTCATGGCGGCTCCGTTGGAGCCTATAATATGGATAATGGTTTCTGTGTGGTGATCCGGCTGCCTGTTACGGTAAAGGAATAG
- a CDS encoding ParA family protein, whose translation MARIICFYNNKGGVGKTTLSLFFADFLSSVTIQKKKSRVLVIDFDPQASCCNAILGPERSAELRTTGRTLPHAIREKRLGRKVKILDYIVTRKEDNRSRTKKVRLGNLDAMVADPEEALHFDETGSLEDSLDMAAWLRSSLAKEYDFIIVDLPAALSRRNGFSLIGAFMADYFMIPLEPNRINTNAIPLTLKMMENIRQWRGEKRSFELLGFILNKADRRTKQYRRHKEAFGYYADLAGTRIYDNVLPPAPALSNASDDSIHFITLTDRYEAYYPHVKKLVLEVIPDMGFAVKARQDK comes from the coding sequence ATGGCTAGAATTATCTGTTTTTATAATAATAAAGGAGGAGTGGGCAAAACCACTCTATCTCTTTTTTTCGCGGATTTTCTTTCATCGGTCACCATTCAGAAAAAAAAATCACGGGTGCTGGTTATTGATTTTGATCCGCAGGCGTCCTGCTGCAATGCTATTTTAGGGCCGGAACGTTCTGCAGAGCTGCGCACCACGGGAAGAACCCTGCCCCATGCCATCAGAGAAAAAAGGCTGGGCCGTAAGGTAAAGATCCTAGACTATATTGTTACAAGAAAAGAAGATAATCGATCCAGAACAAAGAAGGTGCGTCTCGGAAACCTGGATGCCATGGTGGCAGATCCGGAAGAGGCTCTTCACTTTGATGAGACCGGTTCTCTGGAAGACTCCCTGGATATGGCTGCCTGGCTCCGAAGCTCCCTGGCAAAGGAGTATGATTTTATTATTGTGGATCTTCCGGCAGCCCTGTCTCGAAGAAACGGTTTTTCCCTCATTGGAGCCTTTATGGCGGATTATTTTATGATTCCTCTGGAGCCCAACCGCATCAATACCAATGCCATTCCCCTGACATTAAAAATGATGGAAAATATCCGTCAGTGGCGGGGAGAAAAACGCTCCTTTGAGCTTCTGGGTTTTATTCTGAACAAGGCGGACAGAAGAACAAAGCAGTACAGACGCCATAAAGAAGCTTTCGGGTATTATGCGGATCTCGCCGGAACCCGTATCTATGATAATGTGCTCCCTCCGGCTCCCGCCCTTTCCAATGCATCCGATGACTCCATCCATTTTATAACCCTTACGGACCGGTATGAAGCCTATTATCCCCATGTGAAAAAACTGGTGCTGGAAGTGATTCCGGATATGGGCTTTGCCGTTAAGGCCAGACAGGACAAATAG
- a CDS encoding double-cubane-cluster-containing anaerobic reductase, which produces MSDPRYEAMWEKLNLDIPAHDALLGVLGQFYGDIYMSQKGRLQGMEYLDFVLSEVHGLRIQELQEAKSKGHKIIGTFCVFVPEELTLAANAVHIGLCSGADAGTEQAETLLPRNTCALIKSFVGFKMARICPFTESCDMVVGETTCDGKKKAYETFGEMVNMHVMELPQTKSDAARALFRSEVLRYKEKLEALTGNTITVEKLRAAISTVNNKRKALQRLDALRSADPSPISGRDALLIHQVAFYDDPVRFTASINALCDQMETRVKKQEGVTAKGTPRILLSGCPMAVPNWKLPYITESSGAVIVGEESCIGTRNIRNLTDEKTEDMDGLIDALVDRYMEIDCACFTPNTERMGHVVSMAKELKADGVLHYGLMFCQPYASEAIRLEKVLRKEEIPMLAIETDYSMEDMEQLKTRVEAFVEMIR; this is translated from the coding sequence ATGAGCGATCCACGCTACGAAGCCATGTGGGAAAAACTCAACCTCGACATTCCGGCCCACGATGCCCTTCTCGGTGTGCTGGGCCAGTTTTACGGTGATATTTACATGTCCCAGAAAGGTCGCCTTCAGGGTATGGAATATCTGGATTTTGTCCTGAGCGAAGTCCATGGCCTCAGGATACAGGAACTGCAGGAAGCCAAATCCAAAGGGCATAAAATCATTGGCACCTTCTGTGTTTTTGTTCCTGAAGAGCTTACCCTTGCAGCCAACGCCGTTCATATCGGCCTCTGTTCCGGTGCGGATGCAGGCACAGAGCAGGCAGAAACCCTCCTGCCCAGAAACACCTGCGCCCTCATCAAGTCTTTTGTGGGGTTCAAGATGGCCAGAATCTGCCCTTTCACGGAATCCTGCGATATGGTGGTGGGAGAAACCACCTGTGACGGCAAGAAAAAAGCCTATGAGACCTTTGGCGAAATGGTCAACATGCATGTCATGGAGCTGCCCCAGACCAAATCCGATGCCGCCAGAGCCCTCTTCCGCAGCGAAGTCCTTCGCTACAAGGAAAAACTGGAAGCCCTTACGGGCAACACCATCACAGTGGAAAAGCTCCGGGCAGCCATCAGCACCGTGAATAACAAACGCAAAGCCCTGCAACGTCTGGATGCCCTGCGCAGCGCCGACCCTTCCCCCATCTCCGGAAGGGACGCCCTTTTGATCCATCAGGTGGCATTTTATGATGATCCCGTCCGTTTCACCGCTTCCATCAATGCCCTCTGCGATCAGATGGAAACCCGCGTTAAGAAGCAGGAAGGCGTAACAGCCAAAGGCACGCCGCGCATTCTCCTTTCAGGCTGCCCCATGGCCGTTCCCAACTGGAAGCTGCCCTACATCACCGAAAGTTCAGGCGCTGTCATTGTGGGAGAGGAATCCTGCATCGGAACCCGCAACATCCGCAACCTCACCGATGAAAAGACAGAGGATATGGATGGCCTCATTGATGCACTGGTGGACCGCTACATGGAAATCGACTGCGCCTGTTTCACCCCCAATACGGAACGCATGGGGCATGTGGTCTCCATGGCAAAGGAACTGAAGGCAGACGGCGTGCTGCACTACGGTCTCATGTTCTGCCAGCCCTATGCCAGTGAAGCCATCCGGCTGGAAAAGGTACTCCGAAAAGAAGAAATTCCCATGCTGGCCATTGAAACGGACTACAGCATGGAAGATATGGAGCAGCTAAAAACCCGGGTGGAAGCCTTTGTGGAAATGATCCGCTGA
- the yedE gene encoding YedE family putative selenium transporter, with the protein MKNYFSTRWGIIAVGALIGLLAALLQKMGNPPNMGICVACFERDIAGALGLHRAEVVQYMRPEIMGFVLGSLVAALLARDFRPRTGSAPVIRFTLGFFAMIGALIFLGCPWRALLRLAGGDWNAIFGLLGLAGGVFIGTLFLRGGYNLGPAKKAPKFVGFAMPLIMAGLLVLAFMNPPMAGEGKSGVLFYSLKGPGAMYAPLFIALAIGLLVGGLAQRSRFCTMGALRDLILFKQMHLFSGLIALVAVAFLANLAFGQFKPGFEGQPVAHSVGIWNFMGMVLAGLAFALAGGCPGRQLFLSGEGDGDAAIFVVGMIVGAAFAHNFAMASSPAGIGANGITGLIIGLVVCLGIGFFGMRKQA; encoded by the coding sequence ATGAAAAACTATTTTTCCACCCGATGGGGCATCATTGCCGTAGGTGCCCTGATCGGCCTTCTGGCGGCACTGTTACAAAAAATGGGAAACCCGCCCAACATGGGGATCTGTGTGGCCTGCTTTGAAAGGGACATTGCAGGGGCTTTAGGTCTGCACAGAGCAGAAGTGGTGCAATATATGCGCCCTGAGATCATGGGATTTGTGCTGGGATCCCTTGTGGCAGCCCTTCTTGCCAGAGATTTCCGGCCCCGCACGGGCTCAGCACCCGTCATCCGCTTTACCCTAGGCTTTTTTGCCATGATCGGTGCCCTTATTTTCCTTGGTTGTCCATGGCGGGCTTTGCTCCGGCTGGCCGGCGGGGACTGGAATGCAATTTTTGGACTTTTAGGGCTTGCGGGTGGTGTTTTCATCGGCACCCTCTTCCTGAGGGGCGGCTACAATCTGGGGCCTGCAAAAAAAGCTCCGAAATTTGTGGGCTTTGCCATGCCGCTTATCATGGCAGGCCTTCTGGTTCTGGCCTTTATGAATCCACCCATGGCAGGAGAAGGTAAAAGCGGGGTTCTTTTCTACAGCCTCAAAGGCCCCGGTGCCATGTATGCCCCCCTTTTCATTGCCCTTGCCATAGGCCTTCTTGTGGGTGGTCTTGCCCAGAGAAGCCGTTTCTGCACCATGGGTGCCCTGCGGGATCTCATTCTTTTTAAACAGATGCACCTCTTCTCAGGACTCATCGCCCTTGTGGCGGTGGCTTTTCTTGCCAATCTTGCCTTCGGGCAGTTCAAACCGGGATTTGAGGGCCAGCCCGTGGCCCACAGCGTGGGGATATGGAACTTCATGGGAATGGTGCTGGCAGGCCTTGCCTTTGCCCTTGCAGGGGGTTGCCCCGGCCGTCAGCTCTTTCTTTCCGGAGAGGGGGACGGTGATGCGGCCATCTTTGTGGTGGGCATGATTGTGGGTGCCGCCTTTGCCCATAACTTTGCCATGGCCAGCTCTCCTGCGGGTATCGGTGCCAACGGCATCACGGGCCTTATCATCGGCCTTGTGGTCTGCCTTGGGATAGGATTTTTTGGCATGCGGAAACAGGCCTGA
- a CDS encoding PAS domain-containing protein has translation MDKTVFLDGLRIFMEKELMDSRFAWWEWDTVCNRVTCNDLKVTMLGYDPAEFENVGYQSFTELLHPDDHGRTMQAMRDYLEGRAAIYQIDYRIRRKDGGYTWYMDRGCAVTRDETGRPVRMRGLVVNLGAELEQKARSREFVRQVRSSLPSPESGVEHIVTLCSVCQRFRLEDLWVTVPDGLGRAFPDRVSHGICPDCVRTLYPEFADSA, from the coding sequence ATGGATAAAACGGTGTTTCTGGATGGCCTGCGGATTTTTATGGAAAAAGAGCTGATGGACTCAAGGTTTGCATGGTGGGAGTGGGATACGGTGTGCAACCGCGTCACCTGTAATGATCTGAAGGTCACCATGCTGGGCTATGATCCTGCAGAGTTTGAGAATGTCGGGTACCAGTCCTTTACGGAGTTACTGCATCCTGATGACCATGGGCGTACCATGCAGGCCATGAGGGACTATCTGGAAGGCCGGGCTGCCATTTATCAGATTGATTACCGCATTCGCCGAAAAGATGGCGGGTATACCTGGTATATGGACAGAGGTTGCGCGGTTACAAGGGACGAAACAGGCAGGCCTGTGCGTATGCGCGGTCTTGTGGTGAATCTCGGGGCGGAGCTGGAGCAGAAAGCCAGAAGCAGGGAGTTTGTCCGGCAGGTGAGGTCGTCTCTGCCTTCACCGGAAAGCGGTGTGGAGCATATCGTTACCCTCTGTTCCGTATGCCAGCGTTTCCGCCTTGAGGATCTCTGGGTGACGGTTCCCGATGGCTTGGGCAGGGCCTTTCCCGATCGGGTTTCCCATGGAATCTGCCCGGATTGTGTGCGAACTCTTTATCCTGAATTTGCAGACTCGGCATAA
- a CDS encoding acyl-CoA dehydratase activase — protein MGPTFTGLDIGSRSIEMVVLREDCILREERLPTTFDPKRQIRKLLQGLHTDRLIATGYGRGLVQDMGLPFEVTSLTEIKAHALAAAHLFPGARTVLDIGGQDTKAIRLRAEGRVLRFEMNDRCAAGTGKFLEYTAAIFQIPVEDFGTYALRGDEPPLINSMCTVFAETEATSLMAQGVSPENIALGLHLAIVRRTVSMLRRTGLEKPLVFAGGVAHNPCIRFLICKELQLKENHDLCIAASPEMAGALGAALWGAEEFRKLAA, from the coding sequence ATGGGACCAACCTTTACCGGGCTGGATATAGGCTCCAGATCCATTGAAATGGTGGTTCTCCGTGAAGACTGCATCCTGCGGGAAGAGCGGCTGCCCACAACCTTTGACCCTAAACGTCAGATCCGTAAACTCCTGCAGGGGCTGCATACGGACCGCCTCATCGCCACAGGCTATGGCAGAGGCCTTGTGCAGGACATGGGGCTGCCCTTTGAGGTCACAAGCCTTACGGAAATCAAAGCCCATGCCCTTGCAGCGGCCCATCTCTTTCCCGGAGCCCGGACCGTACTGGACATCGGCGGACAGGATACCAAGGCCATCCGCCTCCGTGCGGAAGGCAGGGTGCTCCGCTTTGAAATGAATGACCGCTGCGCCGCAGGAACGGGAAAGTTTCTGGAATACACGGCCGCTATCTTTCAGATCCCTGTGGAAGATTTCGGCACCTATGCCCTCAGGGGGGATGAACCGCCACTCATCAACAGCATGTGCACGGTGTTCGCGGAAACCGAGGCCACCTCCCTCATGGCCCAGGGGGTCAGCCCGGAAAACATCGCCCTTGGCCTGCACCTTGCCATCGTCCGCCGCACGGTGAGCATGCTGCGCCGCACAGGCCTTGAAAAACCACTGGTTTTTGCCGGTGGGGTGGCCCATAACCCCTGCATTCGTTTTCTGATCTGCAAAGAACTGCAGCTGAAGGAAAATCATGATTTATGCATTGCCGCCAGCCCGGAAATGGCCGGAGCCCTCGGGGCCGCACTCTGGGGAGCAGAAGAGTTCAGAAAACTGGCCGCATAA
- a CDS encoding NAD(P)H-hydrate dehydratase, whose product MLVIAGTVPDPNFPLVTGPAYLEGRSLKVGNYLIPILRGTPALVAAAIRTAEFVGDKPPHVLLAGDTGRGGGSRLVYQHIVENAHSFAAATLTFHYLQPEVDWHNRILMALDALPLPPVRIADAGFMYAAKMSGYATSYDLFTPDVGELAFLADEKAPHPFYTRGFILHQDQQAPELIKRAYAHDNAAGHLLVKGAVDLFASGENIHWRIDSPGCEVMEAMGGTGDTITGMASALIASGIHMEKACHMAALANRHAGMLTQPTPATQVVEIIRAIPQALAMCTGD is encoded by the coding sequence ATGCTTGTAATTGCAGGAACCGTACCCGACCCTAACTTTCCTCTGGTTACGGGCCCGGCCTACCTTGAGGGCAGGAGCCTGAAAGTGGGGAATTATCTCATCCCCATTCTCAGGGGCACACCGGCCCTTGTGGCGGCGGCCATTCGAACGGCGGAGTTTGTGGGAGATAAACCTCCCCATGTGCTGCTGGCAGGAGATACGGGCCGGGGCGGAGGCAGCCGTCTTGTCTATCAGCACATCGTGGAAAATGCCCATAGCTTTGCAGCGGCCACCCTTACCTTTCACTACCTTCAGCCCGAAGTGGATTGGCACAATCGTATTCTCATGGCTCTGGACGCCCTTCCCCTGCCACCTGTCCGTATTGCGGACGCAGGGTTCATGTATGCGGCAAAAATGAGCGGCTATGCCACCTCCTATGATCTTTTCACCCCGGATGTGGGCGAGCTCGCCTTCCTTGCCGATGAAAAAGCCCCCCATCCCTTTTATACACGGGGCTTTATTCTCCATCAGGACCAGCAGGCCCCGGAACTCATCAAAAGGGCCTATGCCCATGACAACGCAGCTGGCCACCTTCTGGTAAAAGGCGCCGTTGACCTGTTTGCCTCCGGAGAAAACATTCACTGGCGCATAGACAGCCCCGGCTGCGAAGTAATGGAAGCCATGGGCGGCACGGGAGACACCATCACGGGAATGGCATCGGCCCTCATTGCCTCCGGTATCCACATGGAAAAAGCCTGCCACATGGCAGCCCTTGCCAACCGGCATGCCGGCATGCTGACCCAACCCACGCCCGCAACCCAGGTAGTCGAAATTATCCGGGCCATACCCCAGGCTTTAGCCATGTGCACGGGGGACTGA